The stretch of DNA AGGGGCATCATCGGTGACCGCATCGTTCGTAGGGTCATTCGGCGCAGCGGCGTGGACGCCGAAAACGCCGAACTCGGTTGTGCCGCCATTCGAGGACTCGACGTTGAACCAGACGTCCATGGTCAGCTTGAAATTGCCGCTAGGCAACGTCACGTCGTTGGCGAGGATCACGACCGACTCGCCTTGGGCGCCCGTCTGGTTGTTGAGGTTCACTTCCATGAAGAGGGCCTTGCCACCCCCGTTTGGCGCCGCGGGAATGCCAATCGGCGTGTAGTCAAAGCCGTAGATGACGCTGCCGTCAAAGACGCCGATCTCGGCATCGACGATCGGTGTGGACCAGCGTGTTGTTGCATTGGTGTCAAAATTCTCGGTAAACAGTGGCGCCGCGGCAGCCGGAACTGCTGCTGAGGCCAGCGCCGCCAAGGCGGCGCACATCGTTCGCTTCATGAGATCTATCCAGGGTGAAGGTTCAGGGGGAGCGACGACGCGTCACACTCGCCCAAAGATCAAACTGCCGCTCCGCAGGTCGACAAATCGCCAATCAACGCCTCGCCTGACTAAAGACCCCTCTTCGCCTGTCTCCAATCTTGCTGCTCTTCCCTTCCGCTGCGTTCTAGCTCAGCTGCAACGGCGTCCCGCGATCAGGCCACCCAACATCGCGAGCGCGACGGCGGCGATGCTGGCTGGCTCGGGGACGGATTGCGCGCTACTGGGCGGGGCGGTCGCCCCGTAATTATCCGCCCACAAGTCGTAACCGGCCTGCGTACTGTCGGGAGAGTTGCCGTCTCGCCAGACGGTGTAGTCGGCCGCATCGACGGAACCGTCGTTGTTGTAGTCGCCGTCGAGCCCGTCAGGGAGTTGAGTGACCACCAGGTTGTCGAAGACAACCGTCGCCTCGTTGAGGTCGCGGCCGACGCTAGTGAAGAAGTCAACAAGCACGAGCGTAACTTGGCCCTCCATATCGACCGGCTCTTCGCCGGTGGCGATGCCATCGTCCGGATCGTCGAGGATGGTGTTATCAACGGTTCCGAGGACAAAGCTCGTCCCTGTCGACGCATTCGTGACGGTGAACTTGGTCGTGCCTTTCACTGGACCGGGACCCGATCCGCCGCTCGGATCGACTTCCGCCGTAAGCGTAAGCCACTGGAAACCCACGGCGCCTGCCGGTTGAGTGAACGAGGGATTCAGCGGGATCGAGAACTCCGGAAAGATCGCCGGCAAGTCGATTAATTCGCCATTCAGCGGGTCGGTGTTGATATCGGTATTGTCGAAGCCGTTTTGATTTCCGAAGCCAAAGTCGGTGACCGAGTACTGGCCGCTGAAGGTGTCGAGTTCCGATTCATTCTTCAAGAGGATGAAGTCGCAATTGCTGCAATCGCCATCGCTGCTGAAGATCATGCCGGCGCCCCGCGACGAGGGAAAATCGGGGTTCACCGGATTCGCGACGGTGTCCGTGCCGACGAATAAGCCTGCGTGCTCGGTCGTACCGATCTGCGTCTCGTCCAGCGACCAGTTGAGCCACATATCGACTTCAACCATGTACTTTCCCGAGAAGTCGGCGTTCGCCAGCGACACGCCCGCCGAATCGACGTTCCCGGCGGCGACGTTCGTCCTCAGCGCCACCCCACGCTGAGGAGCGTCGCCGCCGGCCGACCGTGGCGCCTCGGGGATTTGCAGCAACGAGTAGTCGTATCCAAAGCGGGCGTCGCTCTGATTCGGGTGGTCGAGATTGAAGACCCAACCGGTCGTGCTGACCGCGCCACTCGTGAGCAAAGTCTCTTCATTTTGAAAGGAGTCGGTGTAAACCACCGTTTGCGACACCGAGACGTTCGCAAGCGACAAAACCATCGTCAGCACAGCTGACAGCCGGAAGTTAACCGCGCATTTCGGGTTAATCGAAAGCATGGGGGCACAATCCTGGTGACCGGAGGCGGGGCGCGTCAGAAAGACATTAGAACGAAGAAGACACCACAAGCAGCTGCAAGAGGGCGGATAGCGCGAGACGTCTCCCTCGATAGGGAATGTCGGAACAGCGCTAACTAATTGCCTGCTTCTTCTTCCGACTCGCCGGCTGAGCAGAACCCAAGACCGGCAAGAATCGCCAACCACATGGCAAGCTAGTGAGGTGGCAGATGAACGTCAAACTCTTTTTTCGCTCAACGGCGATAATCGAAGCTTCTCTGCGCAAAGAGAGGCGGGTAAGTGCGCAATGCAACGAGCATTAGAACTTGGTGATTCTTGCATACCCGCTTAGCTTAAAGCGCGTACGATTCTCGCAGGTCGGCCCTTCGTCCTGCCCTGCGTGCGTCGAATTCTCATCTCTCACGGTCTGAAGTCCCGTTCGGGACCGACAGGCGACAGCCCGTGAGGAACAATCGATCCGGCTATTTG from Botrimarina mediterranea encodes:
- a CDS encoding PEP-CTERM sorting domain-containing protein (PEP-CTERM proteins occur, often in large numbers, in the proteomes of bacteria that also encode an exosortase, a predicted intramembrane cysteine proteinase. The presence of a PEP-CTERM domain at a protein's C-terminus predicts cleavage within the sorting domain, followed by covalent anchoring to some some component of the (usually Gram-negative) cell surface. Many PEP-CTERM proteins exhibit an unusual sequence composition that includes large numbers of potential glycosylation sites. Expression of one such protein has been shown restore the ability of a bacterium to form floc, a type of biofilm.) — translated: MLSINPKCAVNFRLSAVLTMVLSLANVSVSQTVVYTDSFQNEETLLTSGAVSTTGWVFNLDHPNQSDARFGYDYSLLQIPEAPRSAGGDAPQRGVALRTNVAAGNVDSAGVSLANADFSGKYMVEVDMWLNWSLDETQIGTTEHAGLFVGTDTVANPVNPDFPSSRGAGMIFSSDGDCSNCDFILLKNESELDTFSGQYSVTDFGFGNQNGFDNTDINTDPLNGELIDLPAIFPEFSIPLNPSFTQPAGAVGFQWLTLTAEVDPSGGSGPGPVKGTTKFTVTNASTGTSFVLGTVDNTILDDPDDGIATGEEPVDMEGQVTLVLVDFFTSVGRDLNEATVVFDNLVVTQLPDGLDGDYNNDGSVDAADYTVWRDGNSPDSTQAGYDLWADNYGATAPPSSAQSVPEPASIAAVALAMLGGLIAGRRCS